A single genomic interval of Lysobacter avium harbors:
- a CDS encoding DEAD/DEAH box helicase, protein MIKIVGTPEVSEYRAAEKLGSLIMVGWPDIHQSERDHITIVVAAKCWGCSVQDIDLVVIGNLSKPRSLPSFRELDGKSILSFVWTIELKGHPADQVVFKAGKVFVPYGRFMKDVTEQAFRQKNSLRDFLKRNIRREPYCTDLIWLDNAPASSLPRIECGNVLAGDSSWEDFLSAAIGNQYEWLRKPGINLAQAFKGNIREQYLATEEICDLFSKPLQATPLDRKRVERITRRVIDDQAYAQKMGEQLLLFRGRGGTGKTMTLIRLAMDLHTNRLSRVLLLTYNVALVADIKRTFAIIGTPQDSDGPVIQVRTVHSFMLELMKQAGVIVSVNEDSLSKYNDNLFNLEELLEAFSQEDLPAFDHVFIDEAQDWPEAERNIVFKIFGAKRVIVADGVDQLVRSKRVADWTARVGNTPKQIVPLRRSLRLKNSLAIFANMLAEELGLPDWSLQANPELSGGRITLLIGPLDSVSEKLQRLVTLFDSDGNLPVDSMICTPFTSNLSATTRQLIDLVHSCGHQVWDGTRAEDRRSFPNDTRQVRLVTYESCRGLEGWNVFCCQLDKLYDQKYREADDPVDLLYSKEEVAELYAASWIMIPMTRAIDHLILHVEDPTHPLAISLIAASRSVGSDTGIELVFGNSDLA, encoded by the coding sequence ATGATAAAAATTGTGGGTACGCCGGAAGTTTCTGAGTATCGCGCCGCGGAAAAGCTTGGATCACTGATTATGGTGGGGTGGCCTGACATTCACCAATCCGAGCGTGATCACATCACTATAGTCGTAGCAGCAAAATGCTGGGGTTGCTCGGTACAGGATATCGATTTAGTAGTCATAGGGAATTTATCGAAGCCGCGCTCGCTACCGTCGTTCAGAGAGCTCGACGGTAAAAGTATTCTAAGCTTTGTTTGGACAATCGAGCTTAAAGGCCATCCGGCAGACCAAGTGGTCTTCAAGGCCGGCAAGGTTTTTGTTCCCTATGGCCGCTTTATGAAGGATGTCACCGAGCAGGCATTCAGGCAGAAGAACTCACTTCGTGACTTTCTTAAGCGTAATATACGCCGAGAGCCATATTGTACGGATCTTATCTGGCTTGACAACGCGCCAGCTTCTTCGCTACCGAGAATTGAATGTGGAAACGTCCTTGCCGGCGACAGCTCCTGGGAGGATTTTCTGAGCGCTGCGATCGGCAATCAGTACGAATGGTTGAGGAAACCGGGTATCAATCTTGCTCAGGCCTTTAAAGGCAATATTCGTGAACAGTATCTTGCGACTGAGGAGATCTGTGACCTATTTTCTAAGCCACTTCAAGCTACACCACTAGATCGAAAGAGAGTGGAGAGGATAACTCGTCGCGTCATCGACGACCAAGCGTACGCTCAGAAGATGGGGGAGCAACTACTGCTTTTTAGAGGGCGTGGGGGCACCGGGAAGACCATGACTCTAATTCGGCTGGCGATGGATCTGCATACAAACCGGCTGTCACGGGTGCTTCTTCTAACATACAACGTTGCGCTAGTCGCCGACATAAAACGGACGTTCGCGATCATCGGAACCCCACAAGACTCGGATGGACCTGTGATACAGGTTCGCACCGTGCATTCATTTATGCTGGAGCTCATGAAGCAGGCGGGAGTAATCGTGTCTGTAAATGAGGATTCACTGAGTAAATATAATGACAATTTATTTAATTTAGAGGAGCTGCTGGAGGCATTTAGTCAAGAGGATCTTCCCGCGTTCGACCACGTATTTATTGATGAGGCGCAGGACTGGCCGGAGGCGGAGAGAAACATAGTATTTAAAATATTCGGCGCGAAGCGGGTAATTGTTGCCGACGGAGTTGATCAGCTTGTTCGCTCAAAGCGAGTTGCCGATTGGACCGCGCGAGTCGGTAATACTCCCAAGCAGATAGTGCCGCTCCGCAGAAGCCTTCGTCTGAAGAATTCACTTGCAATATTTGCCAATATGCTTGCGGAAGAGCTCGGCTTGCCCGACTGGTCTTTGCAGGCGAATCCTGAATTATCCGGCGGACGAATAACGCTGCTCATTGGTCCGCTTGACTCAGTTTCGGAAAAGCTCCAGCGTTTGGTGACATTATTCGACAGCGATGGAAATCTACCTGTTGACTCTATGATTTGTACTCCCTTCACTTCTAATCTCAGTGCGACGACGCGCCAACTTATTGATTTGGTGCATTCTTGTGGACACCAAGTGTGGGATGGCACTCGCGCCGAGGACCGTCGCTCATTTCCCAATGACACGAGGCAAGTTCGACTCGTAACGTACGAATCCTGTCGCGGCCTAGAAGGATGGAATGTATTCTGTTGTCAGCTCGATAAGCTGTACGACCAGAAGTATCGTGAGGCAGATGATCCTGTAGATTTGCTGTACAGCAAAGAAGAGGTTGCTGAACTCTACGCCGCTAGCTGGATTATGATACCAATGACAAGGGCAATCGATCACCTGATCCTTCATGTAGAAGATCCGACCCATCCGCTTGCAATATCATTAATAGCAGCATCCCGCTCTGTCGGGTCTGATACCGGCATCGAATTGGTTTTTGGAAATTCGGATTTGGCGTAG
- a CDS encoding DUF6988 family protein: protein MRNEVAQTRSDTDGIDRLDGVRFGTHALHQALCPLWDDLPEPSSARELAVRGFANIVRQHAMAQWVLVQRELDVSATALVRPTYEALVRVVWTLRGADDSWIEGFFSPTKDALKSHAETRKGPDVAAMLAVIERYHPAEIFQPLLSLKEHTWRAMHSYVHSGIRPVVQSFVVFPADEAASLLINANGMLMLATNAVRIAHRLRSPMLPELQRQYADCLPNPC from the coding sequence GTGAGAAATGAAGTGGCGCAGACGAGATCGGATACGGATGGAATCGATCGCCTCGACGGTGTCAGGTTTGGAACGCACGCCTTACATCAAGCCCTGTGCCCGCTTTGGGATGACTTGCCTGAGCCTTCCAGTGCACGCGAGCTTGCCGTGCGCGGTTTTGCCAATATTGTTCGGCAGCACGCGATGGCGCAATGGGTACTCGTGCAGCGTGAGTTGGACGTATCTGCGACGGCGCTAGTCCGCCCGACATACGAAGCCTTGGTGCGTGTCGTCTGGACGCTGCGTGGCGCCGATGACTCATGGATCGAGGGCTTCTTCAGTCCTACGAAGGATGCGCTTAAATCCCATGCGGAGACCCGAAAGGGCCCTGATGTGGCGGCTATGCTGGCGGTGATTGAGCGCTACCATCCAGCAGAGATCTTCCAACCCCTTCTGTCCTTGAAAGAGCACACGTGGCGGGCCATGCACTCATACGTGCATAGCGGTATTCGACCAGTTGTGCAGAGTTTTGTTGTGTTTCCCGCCGACGAAGCCGCGTCCTTGCTGATCAATGCCAACGGCATGCTGATGCTCGCTACCAACGCTGTTCGCATTGCGCACCGTCTTCGGTCGCCCATGTTGCCGGAACTGCAGAGGCAATACGCAGACTGTCTGCCGAATCCCTGTTGA
- a CDS encoding IS3 family transposase (programmed frameshift), with product MSKRKRYSPEYKHELVELVRRSNSSCRKIALEVGVGPALLTRWVREADAGGTKAFPGGGTPRDEELARLKRELTRVTKERDFLKRRGGVLREAVTERYAVIEYCRSDYPVGMMCRCLEVSTSGFYAWSGRKPGPRAQDNARLLVRIREMHEDSRGVLGAPRMHEDLGDEGESASLNRVARLMAVNGLQGWPQRKKRRFGQKPGSRPVGVENLLERDFDAVEPETKWVTDITEIVTIEGKLFLCVVLDLYCKRVMGWSMHHRQDRHMVVRAVQMAVWQREGENEVILHSDRGGQFISGTYQKFLGGNALVCSMSAVGHCGDNAACEGFFGVLKRERVHRTHYRTRDEARADLFDYFERFHNPRMRRRVARRDREFQALIKPSVETG from the exons ATGTCCAAGCGCAAGCGTTACAGCCCTGAGTACAAGCACGAGCTCGTCGAGCTGGTCCGGCGGTCGAATTCGAGCTGCCGAAAGATCGCCCTGGAGGTCGGGGTCGGCCCGGCCCTGCTGACCCGCTGGGTGCGGGAGGCCGATGCCGGAGGAACCAAAGCCTTTCCTGGCGGTGGAACCCCGCGCGACGAGGAGCTCGCCCGCCTCAAGCGCGAGCTGACGCGGGTGACCAAGGAGCGTGATTTTTTAA AAAGACGCGGCGGCGTACTTCGCGAAGCAGTCACCGAACGGTACGCGGTGATTGAGTACTGCCGCAGCGACTATCCCGTCGGGATGATGTGCCGTTGCCTTGAAGTGTCGACCAGCGGCTTCTACGCCTGGTCCGGGCGCAAGCCCGGACCGCGGGCGCAGGACAATGCGCGTTTGCTGGTGCGTATCCGGGAGATGCATGAGGACAGCAGAGGCGTTCTCGGCGCGCCGCGCATGCACGAAGACCTGGGCGACGAGGGCGAAAGCGCCAGCCTCAACCGGGTGGCGCGACTGATGGCGGTGAACGGGCTTCAGGGCTGGCCGCAGCGCAAGAAGCGTCGCTTTGGCCAGAAGCCGGGCAGTCGACCGGTTGGGGTCGAGAATCTGCTGGAACGCGATTTCGACGCCGTCGAGCCGGAGACCAAGTGGGTGACGGACATCACCGAGATCGTGACGATCGAGGGCAAGCTGTTCTTGTGCGTCGTGCTGGACCTGTACTGCAAACGGGTGATGGGCTGGTCGATGCACCATCGCCAGGACCGGCACATGGTCGTGCGGGCCGTGCAGATGGCGGTGTGGCAGCGGGAAGGCGAGAACGAAGTGATCCTGCATTCGGATCGCGGCGGGCAGTTCATCAGCGGCACGTACCAGAAGTTTCTGGGCGGCAACGCCCTGGTCTGCAGCATGAGCGCGGTCGGCCATTGCGGCGACAACGCGGCGTGCGAAGGATTCTTTGGGGTGCTCAAGCGGGAGCGCGTGCACCGCACCCACTACCGGACCCGGGACGAGGCGCGGGCGGATCTGTTCGACTACTTCGAGCGGTTCCACAACCCGCGAATGCGCCGTAGAGTTGCCCGGCGTGATCGGGAGTTTCAGGCCTTAATCAAACCGTCCGTGGAAACGGGGTAG